The following coding sequences lie in one Monomorium pharaonis isolate MP-MQ-018 chromosome 1, ASM1337386v2, whole genome shotgun sequence genomic window:
- the LOC105829433 gene encoding serine-rich adhesin for platelets isoform X4, translated as MSGSDGEDGRREESTAAAAAAAAIATATATTTTTIITTATTVTTITGESDGIAGAMGDECDGPTAIATERCCNQDSIGVANRNESATWTHRDTDAPNDHENVFPTVTDYDPTGCGTTDQRVIDAFIRGARAADEDRRKSSRNSDALAKLYSSAAAIDSQSRFGKESCSCDSTADYKAKRDMFRDELQKAMNFQNLWTELRQYIRTDFNVALETTHIFDSLQSSHRDKFPSDMHETVIQLCKRDSHQLFMRLVSQAQEFVIEVKIRLFALLHDHSVNLAEIFLTGLLNDYDALVSTAILISELVKPLKKCLNFNLTWDCFIKKLYQIYVYNDALVQNNLPTFIGQLRKLLPLKGSKYQALVHRYLSFDDEMTRIGNLWPETESWMDKYNAEQAVRMARLRQIREAWELFTATRKFMERSMLNKTSDIGNEMQEIHGQFSSLIAHTSGNDSPPLNPVLDFNSDSMPSSIEIVQILLDDWNKAQHQKLADIAGALTATEADVTGQGDSNCYDYTRTTCQLAQYAIRSVRSHSDDSGDTENGLENGKACEYSTCNEIGVSCMDIQYKNETIEKVEANSFSSLSNGFPEIPTNCTINQVKKKLDNSNGEDRKKKELDMRDALHKYTGSKTAESDTCLCVYQHAQEIAERKKEILESPPCPCLLNSRRKWDGKCPCLPKSIPETIVANGRPKATSPTSIVKTNPESNQKPAVKAGSTQSAQTQTRHSTTQTHNHSMHQGRLSSGDGDCSDSGSSQGDSCSTSSSAQRDTNMRHCDCCYCEVFGHGMPSVAPVSRNYKEMRERLRQLLTKKKAKKCKTVTSGCSPQKSPSQSSISNVNSESKPVTNSIVRSNTPISTTPTIQYDQQRDQRDLEELLEFIEGNQSGKKDNKKAEKKARQKQRKLEEKLKKDRQEAEKQKLIELQKKTPEVTITVVDPQKPMPQRLLPQCNLPEVSILPTSPSVSLPVVKQLNNRKKDKQDVCSNSNCGNNSITNLSNKIKMTSMNSNAKNKTINSAEKCDVRNTNSSQGSKNNVKNEKVESNNKGSKPLTSINNITKNSSINNVNNKLSDVDLLDKKLTKKERKKLKKEMKKLEEAKAKEAENAAQTESQPQIVTIRREINSNSAEPTVTITLKGQTPAEDKVLFTLVNGQTKEPHKSEQEQNQSNNGKKKKIKAINNNNSLQQGNKLQQSNNSKQQTQTKANDSKNLKQQGSSDKSKNSKQTEERKVQQNVNEGKNSKSKREKRNTENKENVLQQQNIVNKSKNQQSATSKKQNKANTPPQTPVSQKKQQQSQIINESTINKKAKKQQQQQDKNLQLNTSKSNKNNNNNANNKNVSNKSDSQKNNNINKTNQTTVSKQRVPAEVQNTCSERVSSPSLSSQFKDIGPNSKINIENLKLPPGITITKVDAPPKPLPIKTAPLPKPVNPPKQTTIIAAPMSGVQSSYASPQAGGNVIVVDTGKLKQDLLPKDNEKDSSKDSQHQNTVTGKKKKKKNKNSTNSGNTAATPVQNSDTFVNDHMDEPARILHNPGTNMVTIRNPSFGPMKVPPTQQAAIIKVSENGMVTIRSPALQQAINAGLTSPPKPDYIVKGDLSSSAGRATTTDCGQLSVKHANGVISSSLAELRSRLSSAQPDCASSLSELANMQINQMTNGQPIPENGINLKGTSVTLTKVRSEATNMEDARQASAKYASVKEATINATSVANGGSGISGGGVNGSGSGKSKKKKKRGSGTGQCGDDLDLVEVFTPKDIDLENDEEMDDDERELEAFKRFCLQSVPPLHKEKVNLNIKDIVLKKKSSSSSSSSSSSTSSSSSSSSSSSSSSATAAAATAAAAAVIAAN; from the exons ATGAGCGGCAGCGACGGCGAGGACGGTCGACGCGAGGAGAgtaccgccgccgccgccgccgccgccgccatcgccaccgccaccgccaccactACCACCACTATCATCACCACCGCCACCACTGTCACTACTATCACTGGGGAAAGCGACGGCATAGCCGGAGCAATGGGTGACGAGTGTGACGGTCCAACGGCGATTGCGACGGAACGATGCTGTAACCAGGATTCCATCGGTGTCGCCAATCGGAATGAGTCCGCAACGTGGACACACCGGGATACGGACGCGCCGAACGACCACGAAAATGTGTTCCCCACGGTCACAGATTATGATCCCACCGGG TGTGGGACAACTGATCAGCGTGTGATTGATGCGTTTATCAGAGGCGCAAGGGCGGCTGATGAGGATCGTCGTAAGTCGTCTCGAAACAGTGATGCACTCGCCAAATTGTACTCCTCTGCGGCAGCTATAGATAGTCAGTCACGTTTCGGAAAAGAATCGTGTTCGTGTGATAGCACAGCTGATTACAAAGCTAAACG AGACATGTTTAGAGATGAGCTGCAAAAGGCTATGAACTTTCAAAATCTGTGGACGGAATTGCGGCAGTACATACGTACTGACTTTAATGTCGCTCTAGAAACGACTCATATATTTGATTCCCTGCAGTCTTCTCATCGTGACAAATTTCCTTCCGATATGCATGAGACTGTTATCCA ATTATGCAAAAGAGATTCCCATCAACTGTTTATGAGATTAGTGAGCCAGGCGCAAGAGTTTGTGATAGAAGTAAAAATCCGTTTGTTTGCTCTTCTACATGATCATAGTGTGAATTTAGCTGAAATTTTTCTCACTG GTCTTTTGAATGACTATGATGCCCTTGTATCAACGGCGATTTTAATTTCTGAATTAGTAAAACCATTAAAAAAGTGcctcaattttaatttaacgtggGATtgctttatcaaaaaattataccagatttatgtatataatgacGCATTAGTGCAAAACAATTTACCTACGTTTATTGGCcag ctgaGGAAACTTCTACCATTGAAGGGCTCCAAATATCAAGCTCTTGTTCATAGATATTTATCTTTTGATGATGAGATGACTAGGATTGGTAATTTATGGCCTGAGACTGAATCATGGATGGATAAATATAA TGCAGAACAAGCTGTTCGTATGGCAAGACTTAGACAAATTAGAGAAGCTTGGGAATTGTTTACAGCAACACGTAAATTTATGGAGCGCAGTATGTTGAATAAAACATCTGATATTGGAAA TGAAATGCAAGAGATTCATGGACAGTTTTCGTCGCTCATCGCGCATACATCTGGAAATGACAGTCCTCCTTTAAATCCAGTATTAGATTTTAATTCGGATTCTATGCCATCGAGTATAGAGATAGTTCAAATATTGTTAGACGATTGGAATAAAGCTCAGCATCAAAAATTAGCGGACATAGCCGGGGCATTGACTGCCACTGAAGCAGATGTCACTGGACAAGGTGATTCTAATTGTTATGATTACACACGTACAACGTGTCAATTGGCGCAATACGCCATCAGATCAGTGAG GTCTCACAGTGATGACTCCGGCGATACGGAGAACGGACTTGAGAATGGAAAAGCGTGTGAATATTCTACATGCAATGAAATTGGAGTAAGTTGtatg gatatacaatataaaaacgaAACTATTGAGAAGGTCGAGGCAAATTCATTTTCATCTCTTAGTAATGGATTTCCAG aaatacctacaaattgtacaataaatcaagttaaaaagaaattagataATTCAAATGGTGaggacagaaaaaaaaaagaattggaCATGCGGGACGCTTTGCACAAATATACCGGTTCGAAGACGGCCGAATCGGATACTTGTCTGTGTGTTTATCAACATGCGCAAGAAATagcggagagaaagaaagaaattctaGAAAGTCCGCCCTGTCCATGTTTGCTCAATTCGAGACGCAAGTGGGATGGAAAATGTCCTTGCCTGCCTAAAT CTATACCTGAAACGATTGTGGCGAATGGCCGTCCTAAAGCGACGTCACCGACTTCTATTGTAAAGACTAATCCAGAATCGAATCAGAAACCTGCTGTAAAAGCTGGTTCCACACAATCCGCCCAAACACAAACGAGACATTCTACAACGCAAACTCATAATCACAGCATGCATCAGGGTAGGT TAAGTTCAGGAGATGGGGACTGTTCGGATTCAGGGAGCAGTCAGGGAGACTCATGCTCAACTAGCAGCTCCGCACAAAGAGATACCAACATGAGACATTGCGACTGTTGCTACTGTGAGGTTTTTGGTCATGGGATG CCATCGGTCGCGCCAGTGAGTCGAAACTATAAGGAAATGCGGGAACGGCTACGGCAACTTCTGACGAAGAAAAAAGCTAAAAAATGCAAGACTGTTACATCTGGATGTAGCCCGCAGAAAAGTCCGTCGCAATCGTCGATTTCTAACGTCAACTCCGAATCCAAACCCGTGACAAATTCGATTGTCAGATCAAATACTCCAATTTCGACGACGCCCACAATTCAGTATGATCAACAACGAGATCAGCGAGATTTAGaagaattattagaatttattgaAGGTAATCAAAGTGGGAAAAAAGACAACAAAAAGGCCGAGAAGAAAGCAAGGCAGAAACAACGAAAg ctcgaagaaaaattaaaaaaggacAGACAAGAAGcagagaaacaaaaattaatagaattacaaaaaaagacaCCAGAAGTGACGATCACTGTTGTTGATCCTCAAAAGCCCATGCCTCAAAGATTATTGCCTCAATGTAATTTACCGGAAGTTTCTATTTTACCAACATCGCCATCAGTATCTTTGCCCGTGGTAAAAcagttaaataatagaaaaaaagataagcaAGACGTTTGTAGTAATAGTAACTGTGGTAATAATAGTATTACTAATCTGAGTAACAAGATAAAGATGACGTCAATGAAttcaaatgcaaaaaataagaCTATTAATAGCGCAGAAAAGTGTGACGTACGAAATACGAATTCTAGCCAAGGGAGTAAGAATAATGTGAAAAACGAAAAAGTTGAGAGCAATAATAAAGGTAGCAAGCCACTaacaagtattaataatattacaaaaaatagttCGATTAATAATGTGAATAATAAGTTATCCGACGTCGATTTACTCGACAAAAAGTTGACGAAAAAGGagcgaaaaaaattgaagaaagaaatgaaaaaattggaAGAAGCAAAGGCAAAGGAAGCCGAAAATGCAGCACAAACCGAATCTCAACCACAAATAGTTACTATTAGGAGGGAGATAAATTCGAATAGCGCTGAACCTACAGTCACGATCACTCTGAAAGGCCAAACGCCGGCTGAGGACAAGGTGCTATTTACATTGGTGAATGGACAGACTAAGGAACCTCATAAGTCAGAACAAGAACAAAACCAAAGTAACAacggaaaaaagaagaaaattaaagcgATTAACAACAATAATTCCTTACAACAGGGAAATAAGTTACAGCAGTCAAATAATTCGAAGCAACAGACTCAAACTAAAGCAAATGACAGTAAAAATTTGAAGCAACAAGGAAGTAGCGACAAATCGAAAAATAGTAAACAGacagaagaaagaaaagtcCAGCAGAACGTCAATGAAGGCAAAAATTCCAAAtcgaagagagaaaagagaaatacagAAAATAAGGAAAATGTGCTGCAGCAACAAAATATAGTAAACAAAAGTAAGAATCAACAAAGTGCGACCAgcaaaaagcaaaataaagcGAATACTCCTCCTCAGACACCGGTATCGCAGAAGAAGCAGCAGCAGAGTCAGATTATAAATGAATCCACGATTAATAAGAAAGCAAAGaaacaacagcaacagcaagataaaaatttgcaattgaaCACCAGTaagagcaataaaaataataacaacaatGCGAATAATAAGAATGTATCAAATAAGAGCGAttctcaaaaaaataataatataaataaaacgaatCAAACTACCGTCAGTAAGCAACGTGTGCCCGCGGAGGTCCAAAATACATGTTCTGAACGAGTTAGTTCGCCATCGCTTAGTAGTCAGTTTAAGGACATTGGGCCGAAttccaaaattaatattgaaaatcttAAGTTGCCACCGGGCATCACGATCACGAAAGTTGACGCGCCGCCAAAACCGCTTCCAATCAAAACTGCTCCTTTGCCCAAACCAGTGAATCCGCCCAAACAAACTACCATTATTGCCGCCCCGATGAGTGGCGTTCAATCGAGCTATGCGAGTCCACAGGCAGGTGGAAATGTTATTGTGGTGGACACGGGCAAGCTCAAGCAAGATCTGCTGCCAAAAGACAATGAGAAAG ATTCGTCGAAGGATTCGCAGCATCAAAATACCGTTACCggtaaaaagaagaagaaaaaaaataagaattcaaCTAATTCGGGCAACACGGCAGCCACACCAGTGCAAAACAGCGACACATTTGTGAATGACCATATGGACGAGCCAGCGAGGATACTGCATAATCCTGGGACGAATATGGTGACTATAAGGAATCCATCATTCGGACCGATGAAAGTGCCGCCGACACAGCAAGCTGCGATCATTAAGGTTTCAGAGAACGGTATGGTGACAATTCGAAGTCCAGCTTTGCAGCAAGCGATCAATGCGGGTTTGACGTCACCGCCTAAGCCGGACTACATAGTCAAGGGCGATTTGTCGTCATCGGCAGGCAGAGCGACGACGACTGATTGTGGTCAGCTGAGCGTGAAACACGCGAACGGCGTCATATCATCTAGCTTGGCGGAATTACGCAGCCGATTGAGCAGCGCGCAGCCGGATTGCGCGTCGTCTCTGTCCGAGCTCGCCAATATGCAAATCAACCAGATGACGAACGGTCAACCGATACCGGAGAACGGTATCAATCTCAAGGGTACCAGTGTCACCTTGACGAAAGTGAGATCCGAAGCAACGAACATGGAGGATGCACGACAAGCATCAGCCAAGTATGCTTCGGTAAAGGAGGCGACAATAAACGCCACCTCAGTGGCCAATGGTGGCAGCGGCATCAGTGGTGGTGGCGTTaacggtagcggtagcggaaagagcaagaaaaagaaaaaacgcgGAAGCGGCACGGGACAGTGTGGAGATGACTTGGACCTCGTTG AGGTATTCACGCCCAAAGATATAGACCTCGAGAATGATGAGGAGATGGACGATGATGAGCGCGAACTGGAGGCCTTTAAGCGATTCTGCCTGCAATCGGTGCCGCCGCTGCACAAAGAAAAAGTCAACCTCAATATCAAGGACATCGTGTTGAAGAAGaaatcgtcgtcgtcatcatcCTCGTCATCTTCGTCaacatcatcatcatcatcatcgtcgtcgtcatcgtcgtcgtcgtcggcgacagcagcggcggcgacggccGCAGCGGCTGCTGTAATAGCGgccaattaa
- the LOC105829433 gene encoding serine-rich adhesin for platelets isoform X2 produces MSGSDGEDGRREESTAAAAAAAAIATATATTTTTIITTATTVTTITGESDGIAGAMGDECDGPTAIATERCCNQDSIGVANRNESATWTHRDTDAPNDHENVFPTVTDYDPTGCGTTDQRVIDAFIRGARAADEDRRKSSRNSDALAKLYSSAAAIDSQSRFGKESCSCDSTADYKAKRDMFRDELQKAMNFQNLWTELRQYIRTDFNVALETTHIFDSLQSSHRDKFPSDMHETVIQLCKRDSHQLFMRLVSQAQEFVIEVKIRLFALLHDHSVNLAEIFLTGLLNDYDALVSTAILISELVKPLKKCLNFNLTWDCFIKKLYQIYVYNDALVQNNLPTFIGQLRKLLPLKGSKYQALVHRYLSFDDEMTRIGNLWPETESWMDKYNAEQAVRMARLRQIREAWELFTATRKFMERSMLNKTSDIGNEMQEIHGQFSSLIAHTSGNDSPPLNPVLDFNSDSMPSSIEIVQILLDDWNKAQHQKLADIAGALTATEADVTGQGDSNCYDYTRTTCQLAQYAIRSVRSHSDDSGDTENGLENGKACEYSTCNEIGVSCMDIQYKNETIEKVEANSFSSLSNGFPEIPTNCTINQVKKKLDNSNGEDRKKKELDMRDALHKYTGSKTAESDTCLCVYQHAQEIAERKKEILESPPCPCLLNSRRKWDGKCPCLPKSIPETIVANGRPKATSPTSIVKTNPESNQKPAVKAGSTQSAQTQTRHSTTQTHNHSMHQGNTHSHAHGPLPDLTKNTGPCSHPRLRPLNHTPHACHKQANVEHIKRMSCNDLSSGDGDCSDSGSSQGDSCSTSSSAQRDTNMRHCDCCYCEVFGHGMPSVAPVSRNYKEMRERLRQLLTKKKAKKCKTVTSGCSPQKSPSQSSISNVNSESKPVTNSIVRSNTPISTTPTIQYDQQRDQRDLEELLEFIEGNQSGKKDNKKAEKKARQKQRKLEEKLKKDRQEAEKQKLIELQKKTPEVTITVVDPQKPMPQRLLPQCNLPEVSILPTSPSVSLPVVKQLNNRKKDKQDVCSNSNCGNNSITNLSNKIKMTSMNSNAKNKTINSAEKCDVRNTNSSQGSKNNVKNEKVESNNKGSKPLTSINNITKNSSINNVNNKLSDVDLLDKKLTKKERKKLKKEMKKLEEAKAKEAENAAQTESQPQIVTIRREINSNSAEPTVTITLKGQTPAEDKVLFTLVNGQTKEPHKSEQEQNQSNNGKKKKIKAINNNNSLQQGNKLQQSNNSKQQTQTKANDSKNLKQQGSSDKSKNSKQTEERKVQQNVNEGKNSKSKREKRNTENKENVLQQQNIVNKSKNQQSATSKKQNKANTPPQTPVSQKKQQQSQIINESTINKKAKKQQQQQDKNLQLNTSKSNKNNNNNANNKNVSNKSDSQKNNNINKTNQTTVSKQRVPAEVQNTCSERVSSPSLSSQFKDIGPNSKINIENLKLPPGITITKVDAPPKPLPIKTAPLPKPVNPPKQTTIIAAPMSGVQSSYASPQAGGNVIVVDTGKLKQDLLPKDNEKDSSKDSQHQNTVTGKKKKKKNKNSTNSGNTAATPVQNSDTFVNDHMDEPARILHNPGTNMVTIRNPSFGPMKVPPTQQAAIIKVSENGMVTIRSPALQQAINAGLTSPPKPDYIVKGDLSSSAGRATTTDCGQLSVKHANGVISSSLAELRSRLSSAQPDCASSLSELANMQINQMTNGQPIPENGINLKGTSVTLTKVRSEATNMEDARQASAKYASVKEATINATSVANGGSGISGGGVNGSGSGKSKKKKKRGSGTGQCGDDLDLVEVFTPKDIDLENDEEMDDDERELEAFKRFCLQSVPPLHKEKVNLNIKDIVLKKKSSSSSSSSSSSTSSSSSSSSSSSSSSATAAAATAAAAAVIAAN; encoded by the exons ATGAGCGGCAGCGACGGCGAGGACGGTCGACGCGAGGAGAgtaccgccgccgccgccgccgccgccgccatcgccaccgccaccgccaccactACCACCACTATCATCACCACCGCCACCACTGTCACTACTATCACTGGGGAAAGCGACGGCATAGCCGGAGCAATGGGTGACGAGTGTGACGGTCCAACGGCGATTGCGACGGAACGATGCTGTAACCAGGATTCCATCGGTGTCGCCAATCGGAATGAGTCCGCAACGTGGACACACCGGGATACGGACGCGCCGAACGACCACGAAAATGTGTTCCCCACGGTCACAGATTATGATCCCACCGGG TGTGGGACAACTGATCAGCGTGTGATTGATGCGTTTATCAGAGGCGCAAGGGCGGCTGATGAGGATCGTCGTAAGTCGTCTCGAAACAGTGATGCACTCGCCAAATTGTACTCCTCTGCGGCAGCTATAGATAGTCAGTCACGTTTCGGAAAAGAATCGTGTTCGTGTGATAGCACAGCTGATTACAAAGCTAAACG AGACATGTTTAGAGATGAGCTGCAAAAGGCTATGAACTTTCAAAATCTGTGGACGGAATTGCGGCAGTACATACGTACTGACTTTAATGTCGCTCTAGAAACGACTCATATATTTGATTCCCTGCAGTCTTCTCATCGTGACAAATTTCCTTCCGATATGCATGAGACTGTTATCCA ATTATGCAAAAGAGATTCCCATCAACTGTTTATGAGATTAGTGAGCCAGGCGCAAGAGTTTGTGATAGAAGTAAAAATCCGTTTGTTTGCTCTTCTACATGATCATAGTGTGAATTTAGCTGAAATTTTTCTCACTG GTCTTTTGAATGACTATGATGCCCTTGTATCAACGGCGATTTTAATTTCTGAATTAGTAAAACCATTAAAAAAGTGcctcaattttaatttaacgtggGATtgctttatcaaaaaattataccagatttatgtatataatgacGCATTAGTGCAAAACAATTTACCTACGTTTATTGGCcag ctgaGGAAACTTCTACCATTGAAGGGCTCCAAATATCAAGCTCTTGTTCATAGATATTTATCTTTTGATGATGAGATGACTAGGATTGGTAATTTATGGCCTGAGACTGAATCATGGATGGATAAATATAA TGCAGAACAAGCTGTTCGTATGGCAAGACTTAGACAAATTAGAGAAGCTTGGGAATTGTTTACAGCAACACGTAAATTTATGGAGCGCAGTATGTTGAATAAAACATCTGATATTGGAAA TGAAATGCAAGAGATTCATGGACAGTTTTCGTCGCTCATCGCGCATACATCTGGAAATGACAGTCCTCCTTTAAATCCAGTATTAGATTTTAATTCGGATTCTATGCCATCGAGTATAGAGATAGTTCAAATATTGTTAGACGATTGGAATAAAGCTCAGCATCAAAAATTAGCGGACATAGCCGGGGCATTGACTGCCACTGAAGCAGATGTCACTGGACAAGGTGATTCTAATTGTTATGATTACACACGTACAACGTGTCAATTGGCGCAATACGCCATCAGATCAGTGAG GTCTCACAGTGATGACTCCGGCGATACGGAGAACGGACTTGAGAATGGAAAAGCGTGTGAATATTCTACATGCAATGAAATTGGAGTAAGTTGtatg gatatacaatataaaaacgaAACTATTGAGAAGGTCGAGGCAAATTCATTTTCATCTCTTAGTAATGGATTTCCAG aaatacctacaaattgtacaataaatcaagttaaaaagaaattagataATTCAAATGGTGaggacagaaaaaaaaaagaattggaCATGCGGGACGCTTTGCACAAATATACCGGTTCGAAGACGGCCGAATCGGATACTTGTCTGTGTGTTTATCAACATGCGCAAGAAATagcggagagaaagaaagaaattctaGAAAGTCCGCCCTGTCCATGTTTGCTCAATTCGAGACGCAAGTGGGATGGAAAATGTCCTTGCCTGCCTAAAT CTATACCTGAAACGATTGTGGCGAATGGCCGTCCTAAAGCGACGTCACCGACTTCTATTGTAAAGACTAATCCAGAATCGAATCAGAAACCTGCTGTAAAAGCTGGTTCCACACAATCCGCCCAAACACAAACGAGACATTCTACAACGCAAACTCATAATCACAGCATGCATCAGG GTAACACTCATTCGCACGCTCACGGACCGCTACCAGATCTGACGAAAAACACAGGTCCGTGTTCTCACCCCAGACTTCGTCCACTTAATCATACACCGCATGCGTGCCACAAGCAAGCCAACGTCGAACATATCAAGAGAATGTCTTGTAACGAtt TAAGTTCAGGAGATGGGGACTGTTCGGATTCAGGGAGCAGTCAGGGAGACTCATGCTCAACTAGCAGCTCCGCACAAAGAGATACCAACATGAGACATTGCGACTGTTGCTACTGTGAGGTTTTTGGTCATGGGATG CCATCGGTCGCGCCAGTGAGTCGAAACTATAAGGAAATGCGGGAACGGCTACGGCAACTTCTGACGAAGAAAAAAGCTAAAAAATGCAAGACTGTTACATCTGGATGTAGCCCGCAGAAAAGTCCGTCGCAATCGTCGATTTCTAACGTCAACTCCGAATCCAAACCCGTGACAAATTCGATTGTCAGATCAAATACTCCAATTTCGACGACGCCCACAATTCAGTATGATCAACAACGAGATCAGCGAGATTTAGaagaattattagaatttattgaAGGTAATCAAAGTGGGAAAAAAGACAACAAAAAGGCCGAGAAGAAAGCAAGGCAGAAACAACGAAAg ctcgaagaaaaattaaaaaaggacAGACAAGAAGcagagaaacaaaaattaatagaattacaaaaaaagacaCCAGAAGTGACGATCACTGTTGTTGATCCTCAAAAGCCCATGCCTCAAAGATTATTGCCTCAATGTAATTTACCGGAAGTTTCTATTTTACCAACATCGCCATCAGTATCTTTGCCCGTGGTAAAAcagttaaataatagaaaaaaagataagcaAGACGTTTGTAGTAATAGTAACTGTGGTAATAATAGTATTACTAATCTGAGTAACAAGATAAAGATGACGTCAATGAAttcaaatgcaaaaaataagaCTATTAATAGCGCAGAAAAGTGTGACGTACGAAATACGAATTCTAGCCAAGGGAGTAAGAATAATGTGAAAAACGAAAAAGTTGAGAGCAATAATAAAGGTAGCAAGCCACTaacaagtattaataatattacaaaaaatagttCGATTAATAATGTGAATAATAAGTTATCCGACGTCGATTTACTCGACAAAAAGTTGACGAAAAAGGagcgaaaaaaattgaagaaagaaatgaaaaaattggaAGAAGCAAAGGCAAAGGAAGCCGAAAATGCAGCACAAACCGAATCTCAACCACAAATAGTTACTATTAGGAGGGAGATAAATTCGAATAGCGCTGAACCTACAGTCACGATCACTCTGAAAGGCCAAACGCCGGCTGAGGACAAGGTGCTATTTACATTGGTGAATGGACAGACTAAGGAACCTCATAAGTCAGAACAAGAACAAAACCAAAGTAACAacggaaaaaagaagaaaattaaagcgATTAACAACAATAATTCCTTACAACAGGGAAATAAGTTACAGCAGTCAAATAATTCGAAGCAACAGACTCAAACTAAAGCAAATGACAGTAAAAATTTGAAGCAACAAGGAAGTAGCGACAAATCGAAAAATAGTAAACAGacagaagaaagaaaagtcCAGCAGAACGTCAATGAAGGCAAAAATTCCAAAtcgaagagagaaaagagaaatacagAAAATAAGGAAAATGTGCTGCAGCAACAAAATATAGTAAACAAAAGTAAGAATCAACAAAGTGCGACCAgcaaaaagcaaaataaagcGAATACTCCTCCTCAGACACCGGTATCGCAGAAGAAGCAGCAGCAGAGTCAGATTATAAATGAATCCACGATTAATAAGAAAGCAAAGaaacaacagcaacagcaagataaaaatttgcaattgaaCACCAGTaagagcaataaaaataataacaacaatGCGAATAATAAGAATGTATCAAATAAGAGCGAttctcaaaaaaataataatataaataaaacgaatCAAACTACCGTCAGTAAGCAACGTGTGCCCGCGGAGGTCCAAAATACATGTTCTGAACGAGTTAGTTCGCCATCGCTTAGTAGTCAGTTTAAGGACATTGGGCCGAAttccaaaattaatattgaaaatcttAAGTTGCCACCGGGCATCACGATCACGAAAGTTGACGCGCCGCCAAAACCGCTTCCAATCAAAACTGCTCCTTTGCCCAAACCAGTGAATCCGCCCAAACAAACTACCATTATTGCCGCCCCGATGAGTGGCGTTCAATCGAGCTATGCGAGTCCACAGGCAGGTGGAAATGTTATTGTGGTGGACACGGGCAAGCTCAAGCAAGATCTGCTGCCAAAAGACAATGAGAAAG ATTCGTCGAAGGATTCGCAGCATCAAAATACCGTTACCggtaaaaagaagaagaaaaaaaataagaattcaaCTAATTCGGGCAACACGGCAGCCACACCAGTGCAAAACAGCGACACATTTGTGAATGACCATATGGACGAGCCAGCGAGGATACTGCATAATCCTGGGACGAATATGGTGACTATAAGGAATCCATCATTCGGACCGATGAAAGTGCCGCCGACACAGCAAGCTGCGATCATTAAGGTTTCAGAGAACGGTATGGTGACAATTCGAAGTCCAGCTTTGCAGCAAGCGATCAATGCGGGTTTGACGTCACCGCCTAAGCCGGACTACATAGTCAAGGGCGATTTGTCGTCATCGGCAGGCAGAGCGACGACGACTGATTGTGGTCAGCTGAGCGTGAAACACGCGAACGGCGTCATATCATCTAGCTTGGCGGAATTACGCAGCCGATTGAGCAGCGCGCAGCCGGATTGCGCGTCGTCTCTGTCCGAGCTCGCCAATATGCAAATCAACCAGATGACGAACGGTCAACCGATACCGGAGAACGGTATCAATCTCAAGGGTACCAGTGTCACCTTGACGAAAGTGAGATCCGAAGCAACGAACATGGAGGATGCACGACAAGCATCAGCCAAGTATGCTTCGGTAAAGGAGGCGACAATAAACGCCACCTCAGTGGCCAATGGTGGCAGCGGCATCAGTGGTGGTGGCGTTaacggtagcggtagcggaaagagcaagaaaaagaaaaaacgcgGAAGCGGCACGGGACAGTGTGGAGATGACTTGGACCTCGTTG AGGTATTCACGCCCAAAGATATAGACCTCGAGAATGATGAGGAGATGGACGATGATGAGCGCGAACTGGAGGCCTTTAAGCGATTCTGCCTGCAATCGGTGCCGCCGCTGCACAAAGAAAAAGTCAACCTCAATATCAAGGACATCGTGTTGAAGAAGaaatcgtcgtcgtcatcatcCTCGTCATCTTCGTCaacatcatcatcatcatcatcgtcgtcgtcatcgtcgtcgtcgtcggcgacagcagcggcggcgacggccGCAGCGGCTGCTGTAATAGCGgccaattaa